In Planctomycetaceae bacterium, a single window of DNA contains:
- a CDS encoding polysaccharide deacetylase family protein translates to MKTLKAIPDRLVVLTFDDGCKSDIEVVAPLLKTYGFGATFYVNDHSGAVSGWKSENYTTWSQIRRLHEMGFEIGNHTARHPGVCGLSDEALIAELEQIELRCSENGIDRPTTFCYPGFHFSAAAVKVLRSRGYQFARRGGFPEMPYHGEGARGPAYDPAVHDPLLVPTTGFSGPNWGMDDLKWAVEQTRGGKAAVLCFHGVPDIEHSWVHTDPGVFKTYMDFLRDSGCTVIAMRGLGDYVDASNVPDDPNAKLEKAL, encoded by the coding sequence ATGAAGACGCTCAAGGCGATCCCGGACCGGTTGGTGGTGCTGACGTTTGATGACGGGTGTAAGTCTGACATCGAGGTCGTTGCCCCGCTGCTCAAGACGTATGGGTTCGGGGCGACATTCTATGTCAACGACCACAGCGGGGCTGTGTCGGGGTGGAAGTCGGAGAACTACACCACCTGGTCGCAGATCCGCCGCCTGCACGAGATGGGTTTCGAGATCGGCAACCACACCGCGCGGCACCCGGGCGTGTGCGGACTTTCAGACGAGGCGCTGATTGCCGAACTGGAACAGATCGAACTGCGCTGCAGCGAGAACGGGATCGACCGCCCCACCACGTTCTGCTATCCCGGGTTTCACTTCAGCGCGGCGGCGGTGAAGGTGCTGCGGTCGCGCGGGTACCAGTTCGCCCGGCGCGGCGGGTTTCCCGAGATGCCCTACCACGGCGAAGGCGCCCGCGGACCGGCGTACGACCCTGCCGTCCACGACCCGCTGCTGGTTCCGACTACCGGGTTCTCCGGGCCCAACTGGGGCATGGACGATCTGAAGTGGGCGGTTGAGCAGACCCGCGGGGGCAAGGCCGCCGTGCTGTGCTTCCATGGCGTGCCGGATATCGAGCACTCGTGGGTACACACCGACCCGGGCGTGTTTAAGACGTACATGGATTTTCTGCGCGACAGCGGCTGCACGGTCATTGCCATGCGCGGGCTGGGCGACTATGTTGACGCCTCCAACGTGCCGGACGACCCCAACGCCAAGCTGGAAAAGGCCCTTTAA